A genomic region of Arachis stenosperma cultivar V10309 chromosome 9, arast.V10309.gnm1.PFL2, whole genome shotgun sequence contains the following coding sequences:
- the LOC130947273 gene encoding cell number regulator 7-like, translating to MVFGRRPKWNAQLCGCGGSCKTCFITCCLPCVTFGQIAEIVDEGRSSCCAQGCVYGLLMTVSCHWLYSCIYREKLRKKFDLPAEPCCDCCVHFCCDPCALCQEHQELKERGYDPSKGWGATRPPIIQSMFK from the exons ATGGTGTTTGGCCGTCGACCCAAATGGAATGCTCAGTTATGCGGCTGTGGAGGAAGCTGTAAAACAT GTTTCATAACGTGCTGTCTCCCATGCGTCACCTTTGGACAAATTGCCGAAATTGTAGATGAAGGAAGGAGTT CATGCTGTGCACAAGGATGTGTGTATGGGCTACTTATGACGGTTTCGTGTCACTGGCTCTATTCATGTATTTATAGagagaaattaagaaaaaagtTTGATTTACCAGCTGAGCCCTGCTGTGATTGTTGTGTTCATTTCTGCTGTGATCCATGTGCCTTGTGCCAAGAACACCAAGAGCTTAAAGAAAGAGGCTATGACCCTTCCAAAG GTTGGGGTGCAACTCGTCCACCGATAATTCAATCCATGTTTAAATAA